A part of Candidatus Binatia bacterium genomic DNA contains:
- a CDS encoding amidohydrolase family protein, with protein sequence MNLEDMVLVSVDDHIIEPPTVFQNHMPQKWASRAPKLVYDAADKVQRWTWEEGSTQTPFINAVVTLPEEEWGFDPGTLAEMRPACWDVHERVRDMNANGVLASMCFPSFAGMGGWFFASAKDRALATVCLRAYNDWHIDEWCRAAPGRFIPLPISPLWDPMLAAEEVRRVARKGATAITFAEDPEAMGFPSIHTGDWDPFFEACVDHGVTIAIHIASSATGPLGRPTTPVDVTVTLPCWNSLPCLANFLWCRSLQKFPDLRIALSEGGTSWIPGFLDRMERHFARQKWTRADLGGLTPTEVFRRNFLSCFISDPSGLLLRDRIGIDNIAYEVDYPHSDCTFPGSPEELWECLEDAQCSDEEIDKITYRNAARWLRFDPFARLPRESATVGALRAAGADVDLRTRSRREYAAAYEEKYGPIG encoded by the coding sequence ATGAATCTCGAAGACATGGTCTTGGTCAGCGTCGACGACCACATCATCGAACCCCCCACGGTCTTTCAGAATCACATGCCTCAGAAGTGGGCATCGCGCGCCCCGAAGCTCGTCTACGACGCCGCAGACAAGGTTCAGCGCTGGACGTGGGAGGAGGGGAGCACCCAGACTCCCTTCATCAACGCCGTGGTGACGCTGCCGGAAGAAGAGTGGGGGTTCGATCCGGGAACCCTCGCCGAGATGCGCCCCGCCTGCTGGGACGTCCACGAGCGCGTGCGCGACATGAACGCGAACGGCGTCTTGGCATCGATGTGCTTCCCGTCGTTCGCCGGCATGGGCGGTTGGTTCTTCGCTTCGGCGAAAGACCGGGCGCTCGCCACGGTCTGTCTGCGCGCCTACAACGACTGGCACATCGACGAATGGTGTCGAGCTGCGCCGGGAAGATTCATCCCGCTGCCCATCTCGCCCCTTTGGGATCCAATGCTCGCGGCGGAGGAGGTCCGGCGCGTAGCCCGCAAAGGGGCGACCGCGATCACGTTCGCCGAGGATCCGGAGGCCATGGGCTTCCCGAGCATTCACACTGGAGACTGGGATCCCTTCTTCGAGGCATGTGTCGATCACGGCGTGACGATCGCGATTCACATCGCCTCGTCGGCGACGGGCCCGCTGGGTCGACCTACGACGCCCGTCGACGTCACCGTGACCCTTCCGTGCTGGAACTCGCTGCCGTGTCTCGCGAACTTCTTGTGGTGCCGTTCCCTCCAGAAGTTCCCGGATCTGCGCATTGCGCTTTCGGAGGGCGGTACGTCCTGGATTCCCGGTTTTCTCGACCGAATGGAGCGCCACTTTGCGAGGCAGAAGTGGACGCGTGCCGACCTCGGGGGGCTCACTCCGACCGAGGTCTTCCGCCGGAACTTCCTCTCATGCTTCATCAGCGACCCTTCGGGGCTGCTGCTGCGTGATCGCATCGGGATCGACAACATCGCGTACGAGGTCGACTATCCCCATTCGGACTGTACGTTCCCCGGCTCCCCCGAAGAGCTGTGGGAGTGTTTGGAGGATGCCCAGTGCTCGGACGAGGAGATCGACAAGATCACCTACAGGAACGCGGCCCGGTGGTTGCGCTTCGATCCGTTCGCGCGTCTGCCTCGCGAATCTGCAACGGTGGGTGCGCTCCGAGCCGCGGGCGCTGATGTAGATCTCCGGACTCGCTCCCGTCGTGAGTACGCTGCAGCCTACGAGGAGAAGTATGGGCCAATCGGCTGA
- a CDS encoding CoA transferase, translated as MRSVMKGVRVLEVAQYTFVPAAGAVLADWGADVIKVEHAETGDAQRGLRQLGSVEIDADRNPLMEHANRGKRSIGLDLSQPGARETLYRLAERSDVFLTNFLPSARTKLRIDLEDIRAANPEIIYVRGSAYGNAGPERDTGGYDMTAFWCRGGSAAGATPDGTDGIVGQPGPAYGDSIGGMTIAGGIAGALFARERTGETSVVDVSLLSTGMWAMGLAVDLTLSTGERWKAAPIRHHGSASNPLVGLYRTSDGRTLSLAMLQAHKYWPDFCRLAGRTELEMDPRFDSAEALFRNAGAASEIVAEIIGARPLSDWKRILAEGEGQWAPVQDTVELAADGQARENGYIVPVDADDGGTYELVASPVQFDEQPPAVERAPAFAEHTDEVLLELGLDWPEILELKAAGAVT; from the coding sequence ATGCGTAGTGTGATGAAGGGTGTTCGCGTTCTGGAGGTTGCCCAGTACACGTTCGTCCCGGCTGCCGGCGCCGTACTTGCGGATTGGGGCGCCGATGTCATCAAAGTCGAGCACGCCGAGACGGGTGACGCGCAGCGAGGCCTCCGACAGCTCGGGAGTGTCGAGATCGACGCAGACCGGAATCCGCTGATGGAGCACGCGAACCGGGGGAAGCGCTCGATCGGTCTCGACCTTTCCCAACCGGGCGCGCGGGAGACGCTGTACCGCCTCGCCGAGCGGTCGGACGTCTTTCTCACGAACTTCCTGCCGTCCGCTCGAACGAAGCTGCGAATCGACCTCGAAGACATCCGCGCGGCCAACCCGGAGATCATCTACGTTCGCGGATCCGCGTATGGCAACGCCGGTCCCGAGCGGGACACCGGCGGCTACGACATGACCGCCTTTTGGTGCCGAGGCGGGAGCGCCGCGGGGGCGACTCCCGATGGCACGGACGGCATCGTCGGTCAGCCGGGCCCGGCCTACGGCGATTCAATCGGCGGCATGACGATCGCGGGCGGGATTGCCGGAGCGCTGTTCGCTCGCGAACGGACCGGCGAGACGAGTGTCGTCGACGTCTCCCTGCTCTCGACGGGTATGTGGGCGATGGGTTTGGCGGTCGATCTGACGCTTTCCACCGGGGAACGCTGGAAGGCGGCGCCGATCCGCCATCATGGCTCGGCTTCCAATCCACTCGTCGGTCTCTACCGGACGAGTGACGGAAGGACTCTGAGTTTGGCGATGCTTCAGGCTCACAAGTACTGGCCCGACTTCTGCCGTCTGGCGGGACGGACGGAGCTTGAGATGGACCCGCGGTTCGATTCGGCGGAGGCGCTCTTCCGGAATGCCGGCGCGGCGTCGGAGATCGTTGCCGAGATCATCGGGGCGAGGCCCTTGTCCGACTGGAAGAGAATTCTCGCCGAGGGGGAAGGGCAGTGGGCGCCCGTCCAAGACACGGTGGAGCTCGCTGCCGACGGCCAAGCGCGCGAGAACGGCTACATCGTGCCCGTCGATGCCGACGACGGCGGTACGTACGAGCTCGTCGCGAGCCCCGTCCAGTTCGATGAACAGCCGCCGGCGGTGGAGCGGGCACCGGCCTTCGCCGAGCACACGGACGAGGTCCTCCTGGAGCTCGGCCTCGATTGGCCCGAGATCCTCGAGCTGAAGGCGGCGGGCGCCGTCACGTAA
- a CDS encoding TonB-dependent receptor, with the protein MFLKRIVMALAVTCATADLAPGQDRGAPGYLETIEAGAGAGGIDQEIDATEAQAEGTSPSDLDTPLSGRARNRVEEIVVRARKRDEFLEDTPISITAVSAETLIEAQITRFDEIQNLVPNLRIDTFRGDNLANISIRGVGATEAGNPGVGVYVDGVFLPRALASVLSAADIQQVEVLRGPQGTLFGKNTLGGAINITTVRPKDELEGSVWVRAGNFSTVETRSSLNLPIRIGALEDRVFTRLSVSSANSSGYATNAYTGENHSDRNALWFLGSVRVLATDDIEINVSGNYFQDHSKGKGPNCVVVPEAGASLQGLITAGFPTFLDECAESKPREFRSNLHSIFDSKDYGVWGNAAWTPEQTGFLDDLTLKLLGSWRQQKVRNREDIDGTITPLTTVTNIEYDGIEGEPNEGEQYLVEGQAAGAALDGDLNFVAGVFAEWETRDEALLVRSIPGVIDTAGGTTVGPVSQDDWDWALFGQASYDVARWLNLTAGLRYTTEKRGVSRDTIFPLGDGTTTDPVLTASEADSKVFTSWTPMGSVALIAPEGLIEDTPVDHAMGYFTYSRGFSSGGFNAVVGTGTAGGLVAFDPATVDNFEIGFKTIGFDQRLTFNLALFHMDYDGRQVTQSVTIEVPGQELPETARLIVNADSATLEGLEAEIVTRPIDGLMLMANFGVLDSENGNFPDVSALDSMTPINRQGETFIDTPKFTSYIALQYSFSVAALGPDWLDGWLTPRLDWYYQSAIHTTQPEDPSGQLSGYNLLNARLSYDFLDDRAQVALWGRNITDTDYFGGLGGTTGFFGYSTRYYAPGATWGGELSYRFN; encoded by the coding sequence ATGTTCTTGAAACGAATTGTGATGGCCTTGGCCGTGACCTGCGCAACCGCGGACCTTGCGCCCGGTCAGGACCGCGGCGCCCCAGGGTACCTGGAGACCATCGAAGCCGGTGCCGGAGCAGGCGGGATCGATCAAGAGATCGACGCCACCGAGGCACAGGCCGAAGGGACCTCGCCCTCCGACCTCGACACGCCCCTTTCCGGCCGCGCCAGAAACCGCGTAGAGGAGATCGTGGTCCGCGCAAGAAAGCGCGACGAATTCCTCGAAGACACGCCGATCTCGATCACCGCCGTCAGCGCCGAGACTCTCATCGAGGCACAGATCACGCGCTTCGACGAGATTCAGAACCTGGTCCCCAACCTCCGCATCGATACCTTCCGCGGAGACAACCTCGCCAACATCTCGATCCGCGGCGTCGGAGCGACGGAGGCGGGAAACCCCGGAGTCGGGGTGTACGTCGACGGCGTCTTTCTCCCGCGCGCGCTCGCGTCCGTCCTGAGTGCGGCCGACATCCAGCAGGTCGAGGTGCTCCGAGGGCCGCAAGGAACTCTGTTCGGGAAGAACACGCTCGGCGGCGCCATCAACATCACGACCGTCCGCCCCAAGGACGAGCTCGAAGGTTCGGTGTGGGTTCGCGCGGGAAACTTCTCGACGGTGGAGACGCGGTCGAGTCTCAATCTGCCCATCCGCATCGGCGCGCTGGAAGACCGGGTGTTCACGCGGCTCTCGGTCTCGTCGGCCAACTCCAGCGGCTACGCGACGAACGCCTATACCGGCGAGAACCACAGTGACCGGAACGCCCTCTGGTTCCTCGGCAGCGTCCGGGTGCTCGCAACGGACGACATCGAGATCAACGTCTCGGGTAACTACTTCCAGGATCACAGCAAAGGGAAAGGCCCGAACTGCGTCGTGGTCCCCGAAGCAGGAGCCTCCCTTCAAGGGCTGATCACGGCTGGCTTCCCGACGTTTCTCGATGAGTGTGCCGAATCGAAGCCGCGCGAGTTCCGAAGCAACCTCCACTCGATCTTCGACTCAAAGGACTACGGGGTCTGGGGCAACGCCGCCTGGACCCCGGAGCAGACGGGCTTCCTCGACGACCTTACGCTGAAACTCCTCGGCTCTTGGCGACAGCAGAAGGTCCGCAACCGGGAGGACATCGATGGCACGATCACGCCGCTCACGACCGTGACGAACATCGAGTACGACGGCATCGAGGGAGAGCCTAACGAAGGTGAACAGTACCTGGTCGAGGGCCAGGCCGCCGGGGCCGCCTTGGACGGCGATCTGAACTTCGTTGCCGGCGTCTTCGCCGAGTGGGAAACCCGTGACGAAGCCCTCTTGGTGCGCTCTATCCCCGGCGTCATCGATACGGCCGGCGGCACGACCGTTGGTCCCGTCAGCCAGGACGACTGGGACTGGGCCCTCTTCGGGCAAGCGAGCTACGACGTCGCCCGGTGGCTCAACCTGACGGCGGGTCTTCGCTACACGACCGAAAAGCGCGGGGTTTCGCGCGACACGATCTTCCCCTTGGGCGATGGCACAACGACCGACCCGGTCCTCACCGCCTCGGAGGCCGACAGCAAGGTCTTCACCTCCTGGACCCCGATGGGCAGCGTGGCTCTCATCGCGCCCGAAGGGCTCATCGAGGACACTCCGGTGGACCACGCGATGGGCTACTTCACCTACTCCCGCGGTTTCTCGAGTGGTGGCTTCAACGCCGTCGTCGGCACCGGGACCGCCGGCGGCCTGGTCGCGTTCGACCCCGCAACGGTCGACAACTTCGAGATCGGTTTCAAGACGATCGGCTTCGACCAGCGCCTGACCTTCAACCTCGCCCTCTTCCATATGGACTACGACGGCCGACAGGTGACCCAGAGCGTAACCATCGAAGTACCCGGGCAGGAACTGCCCGAGACAGCGCGGCTGATCGTGAATGCCGATTCCGCCACACTGGAAGGGCTCGAGGCCGAGATCGTGACGCGGCCGATCGACGGCCTGATGCTCATGGCGAACTTCGGCGTCCTAGACTCGGAGAACGGGAATTTCCCCGACGTCAGCGCCCTCGACTCGATGACACCCATCAACCGTCAGGGCGAGACCTTCATCGATACGCCGAAGTTCACGAGCTACATCGCGCTGCAGTATTCGTTCAGCGTGGCCGCTCTCGGGCCGGACTGGCTCGATGGATGGCTGACGCCGCGTCTCGATTGGTACTACCAGAGTGCGATTCACACGACGCAGCCCGAGGACCCTTCGGGACAGCTCTCCGGCTACAACCTGCTGAACGCGCGACTGTCGTACGACTTCCTCGACGACCGGGCGCAGGTCGCGCTCTGGGGCCGCAACATCACCGACACGGACTATTTCGGTGGCCTGGGCGGAACGACAGGATTCTTCGGCTACTCGACCCGCTACTACGCACCCGGAGCGACGTGGGGCGGCGAGCTCAGCTACCGATTCAACTGA
- a CDS encoding cytochrome P450, giving the protein MGQSAERVLEYNPFSYDIHDDPYPTYRRLRDEAPVYHNPELGFFTLSRWDDVWTATRDWETFSSAQGVTIEHGKSRIPMMILMDPPDHARLRGLVSRAFTPKRIADMEPAIRELMHQYADAVGKAAEFDAVEAIANRLPMDAISTMLGVPEGQRERLRDLGNRMSFREPGNPTPPTSAREASREFAAEIPPLIEARRREPQDDLISALLAAEVEREDGQADRLTPEELFGFVQLLNFAGNETTAKLLSTALYWLWRYPEQRQILADEPAMIAPAIEEMLRYDTPSQYQGRVATRDVELHGVRIPEGSRVLLVTGAANRDERRFDDPDRLDVRRDLSTHLSFGWGHHLCLGKSLARLELRVALEAILSQWPEYEIEIERAERIHGGNVQRGFSKLPLRV; this is encoded by the coding sequence ATGGGCCAATCGGCTGAGAGGGTGCTCGAGTACAATCCGTTCTCGTACGACATCCACGACGATCCGTACCCGACGTATCGGCGCCTGCGCGACGAGGCGCCCGTCTATCACAATCCCGAGCTGGGCTTCTTCACTCTCTCGCGGTGGGACGACGTCTGGACCGCGACACGCGACTGGGAGACGTTCAGCTCGGCCCAGGGCGTCACCATCGAACACGGCAAGAGCCGCATTCCGATGATGATCCTCATGGACCCGCCCGATCACGCGCGGCTGCGAGGTCTCGTGAGTCGAGCCTTCACGCCGAAGCGGATCGCGGACATGGAGCCCGCGATTCGGGAGCTGATGCATCAGTACGCGGACGCGGTTGGAAAGGCGGCCGAGTTCGACGCCGTCGAGGCGATCGCCAACCGCTTGCCGATGGATGCGATCAGCACGATGCTGGGCGTCCCCGAAGGACAGCGGGAGCGACTGCGAGACCTTGGAAACCGGATGTCGTTCCGGGAGCCCGGCAACCCGACGCCGCCCACGTCCGCGCGCGAAGCGAGTCGGGAGTTCGCAGCCGAGATTCCGCCTCTCATCGAGGCGCGGCGACGCGAGCCGCAAGACGACCTGATCTCCGCTCTCTTGGCCGCCGAGGTCGAGCGCGAGGACGGTCAGGCGGACCGCCTGACTCCGGAGGAACTCTTCGGCTTCGTGCAGCTCCTGAACTTTGCCGGCAACGAGACGACCGCCAAGCTGCTGTCGACCGCGCTCTACTGGCTGTGGCGCTATCCCGAACAGCGACAGATCCTGGCCGACGAGCCGGCGATGATCGCGCCGGCGATCGAGGAGATGCTTCGCTACGACACGCCCTCGCAGTACCAGGGCCGTGTCGCGACGCGAGACGTGGAGCTGCACGGCGTGCGCATTCCCGAAGGTTCGCGCGTTCTACTTGTCACGGGAGCGGCGAATCGAGACGAGAGGCGGTTCGACGACCCGGATCGGTTGGACGTGCGACGGGATCTGTCGACGCACCTCTCGTTTGGATGGGGACATCATCTTTGTCTCGGCAAGTCCCTCGCGCGCTTGGAGCTGCGCGTTGCGCTCGAGGCGATACTCAGCCAGTGGCCGGAGTACGAGATCGAGATCGAGCGGGCGGAGCGCATCCACGGCGGCAACGTCCAGCGTGGATTCTCGAAGCTGCCCCTGCGCGTCTGA